From a single Streptomyces sp. NBC_00377 genomic region:
- the sbnB gene encoding 2,3-diaminopropionate biosynthesis protein SbnB, which yields MRILGRDDVHQALTGLGPAVLDAVRTAYVLHGQGHSQVPFSSFLRPPRPAGSRIISLPAYLGGPEPVMGLKWISSFPANVEQGLQRASSVQVLNDLDTGYPQALLEGSQISSSRTAASAALASGALHGSRPVRTAGLVGCGTINQRVLAFLALTHPELETVTLQDVVPGRAEVLAAELESEYPGITFRTGDVAAALAARTVSIATTDSTYWLDLATYPDRPSGQVILHLSLRDLSTDSVLGAYNVVDDIEHAVREGTSLHRAEQQVGHREFVHAEIAGVLGCSEPPATDGTIVFSPFGLGILDLAVARAVLKAATAAGLGTEAEGFDPGSHRVTAALAGRAA from the coding sequence ATGAGGATTCTCGGTCGCGACGACGTCCACCAGGCCCTGACGGGCCTCGGACCCGCCGTCCTCGACGCGGTCCGCACCGCCTATGTGCTGCACGGCCAGGGCCACTCGCAGGTGCCGTTCTCCAGCTTCCTGCGCCCGCCGCGGCCCGCCGGCTCGCGCATCATCTCCCTGCCCGCCTACCTGGGCGGCCCGGAGCCCGTCATGGGCCTGAAGTGGATCTCGTCCTTCCCCGCCAACGTCGAGCAGGGCCTCCAGCGGGCCTCCTCCGTCCAGGTGCTCAACGACCTCGACACCGGCTACCCGCAGGCCCTGCTGGAAGGCAGCCAGATCTCCTCGTCCCGGACCGCGGCGAGCGCCGCCCTCGCCAGCGGGGCGCTGCACGGCTCCCGTCCGGTGCGCACGGCCGGACTCGTCGGGTGCGGCACGATCAACCAGCGGGTCCTCGCCTTCCTCGCGCTGACCCACCCCGAACTGGAGACCGTGACCCTCCAGGACGTGGTCCCGGGCCGCGCCGAGGTCCTCGCCGCCGAACTGGAGAGCGAGTACCCGGGGATCACCTTCCGCACCGGTGACGTCGCCGCGGCGCTGGCCGCCCGCACGGTGAGCATCGCGACCACCGACTCGACGTACTGGCTCGACCTCGCCACGTATCCCGACCGCCCGTCGGGCCAGGTGATCCTGCACCTGTCGCTGCGGGACCTGAGCACCGACTCGGTGCTCGGCGCGTACAACGTCGTCGACGACATCGAGCACGCCGTCCGCGAGGGGACCTCGCTGCACAGGGCCGAACAGCAGGTGGGGCACCGGGAGTTCGTGCACGCCGAGATCGCCGGCGTGCTGGGCTGCTCGGAGCCGCCGGCCACGGACGGCACGATCGTCTTCTCGCCCTTCGGGCTCGGCATCCTCGACCTCGCGGTCGCCCGGGCCGTCCTGAAGGCCGCCACCGCGGCCGGCCTCGGCACCGAGGCCGAGGGCTTCGACCCCGGCAGCCACCGGGTCACCGCCGCGCTTGCGGGGAGGGCCGCATGA
- a CDS encoding GNAT family N-acetyltransferase, which produces MSITIRPYQEGDAHDIAALYNRHRDNPNPVAGGITGDELERELAERDTGTFLVAVDGGRVVGTFGLFHNTGRRSARAGELIADMFFVAPAYRNGVITGRLFTEAVEWMVQSGCLVLRLTVNPANSVAFKLYRRVGCVSVGQTVPGEDGNVELHNYIPLVLRSVFADLGPEVRSALGGLNSFGTVTEARDDELRSDVRPVDGVRTVDYHLALGDFRIDASVDVDRGVVREAQVTGPDGAGRALRLTEPPYRVRAPRRPQPHRFGSDGLVCEVDGDDGTLSVLAEGHHGPVFVSTWPSCRADRPAGWREGEPRDLDIVPVGDGVRITERCGEDEVVGTVSLTEGTLRQDFVFTSRPGRIFQTVGLRQGTFVPPDGERHPIGLGLGVRDASEAVAASQVVPVGTDLAWQGTSCGIGLPVREPVRLIHSTLLERGLTPGPDGVARLRTVFHPAAAGADALITDAEADARTADAGADAVRPAPLDGPHGDQDARRRTAGKPGAARRLELHASAAGVTSWKEGATKVLRSPYPRTRVFGYNPRWTAGMWVTAENSRFGRASGLGWGVRPARWEEKHPLGLFAPRERIGWELTAPEDPAEPVRAELQAPESEEEIVLWLTPNTPRATTVVLDSAGTRWELDSAGFRQIWATAATVRLADGSWLDCRPADDACAHAELVLRTTPSGLLIGCVSPGRRPSAWQLAVHSGPTRP; this is translated from the coding sequence ATGTCCATCACGATCCGCCCGTACCAGGAGGGCGACGCGCATGACATCGCGGCGCTCTACAACCGCCACCGCGACAACCCCAACCCGGTAGCGGGCGGCATCACCGGTGACGAGCTGGAGCGCGAGCTGGCCGAACGGGACACGGGAACGTTCCTCGTGGCCGTGGACGGCGGGCGTGTGGTGGGCACCTTCGGCCTGTTCCACAACACCGGCCGCCGCTCCGCCCGCGCCGGTGAGCTCATCGCCGACATGTTCTTCGTCGCCCCGGCCTACCGCAACGGTGTCATCACCGGCCGGCTGTTCACGGAGGCCGTCGAGTGGATGGTGCAGTCCGGCTGCCTCGTGCTGCGGCTCACCGTCAACCCGGCCAACAGCGTGGCGTTCAAGCTCTACCGGCGCGTCGGATGCGTCTCCGTGGGCCAGACCGTGCCCGGCGAGGACGGCAACGTCGAACTGCACAACTACATCCCGCTGGTCCTGCGCAGCGTCTTCGCCGACCTGGGGCCGGAGGTCAGGTCGGCCCTCGGGGGCCTGAACAGTTTCGGCACGGTCACCGAGGCACGGGACGACGAACTGCGCTCCGACGTCCGCCCGGTGGACGGCGTCCGCACCGTCGACTACCACCTGGCGCTGGGCGACTTCAGGATCGACGCGAGCGTCGACGTCGACCGTGGCGTCGTACGCGAGGCGCAGGTCACCGGGCCCGACGGCGCCGGCCGTGCGCTGCGGCTCACCGAGCCGCCGTACCGGGTGCGCGCACCGCGGCGGCCGCAGCCGCACCGGTTCGGCTCGGACGGGCTGGTCTGCGAGGTGGACGGCGACGACGGCACCCTGTCGGTGCTGGCCGAAGGGCACCACGGGCCGGTGTTCGTCTCCACCTGGCCCAGCTGCCGGGCCGACCGCCCGGCGGGCTGGCGCGAGGGAGAGCCGCGCGACCTCGACATCGTCCCCGTCGGGGACGGGGTCCGGATCACCGAGCGGTGCGGCGAGGACGAGGTCGTCGGCACGGTCTCCCTCACCGAGGGGACCCTGCGGCAGGACTTCGTCTTCACCAGCCGCCCCGGCCGGATCTTCCAGACGGTCGGCCTGCGGCAGGGCACCTTCGTCCCCCCGGACGGCGAGCGCCATCCGATCGGTCTCGGCCTCGGCGTCCGTGACGCCTCGGAGGCGGTCGCCGCCTCCCAGGTCGTCCCGGTCGGCACGGACCTCGCCTGGCAGGGGACGTCCTGCGGCATCGGACTGCCGGTCCGCGAGCCGGTCCGGCTGATCCACAGCACGCTGCTGGAGCGCGGCCTGACGCCCGGCCCGGACGGGGTGGCCCGCCTGCGGACCGTCTTCCACCCGGCGGCTGCGGGGGCCGACGCGCTGATCACTGACGCCGAGGCCGACGCGCGGACCGCCGACGCGGGGGCCGACGCCGTACGGCCGGCGCCCCTGGACGGTCCGCACGGCGACCAGGACGCCCGGCGCCGTACGGCCGGGAAGCCTGGCGCGGCCCGCCGGCTGGAGCTGCACGCCTCCGCCGCCGGCGTCACCTCGTGGAAGGAGGGCGCCACCAAGGTCCTGCGCAGCCCCTACCCGCGCACGCGGGTGTTCGGCTACAACCCGCGCTGGACGGCGGGTATGTGGGTCACGGCGGAGAACAGCCGGTTCGGCCGTGCGAGCGGCCTCGGCTGGGGCGTACGGCCGGCCCGCTGGGAGGAGAAGCACCCGCTCGGCCTGTTCGCCCCGCGCGAGCGGATCGGCTGGGAGCTGACCGCCCCCGAGGACCCCGCCGAGCCGGTGCGGGCCGAACTCCAGGCCCCGGAGAGCGAGGAGGAGATCGTCCTCTGGCTCACCCCGAACACACCGCGCGCGACCACCGTGGTGCTCGACTCGGCCGGCACCCGGTGGGAGCTGGACTCCGCCGGCTTCCGCCAGATCTGGGCGACCGCGGCCACCGTACGGCTCGCCGACGGCAGCTGGCTCGACTGCCGGCCCGCGGACGACGCCTGCGCGCACGCGGAACTCGTCCTGCGCACGACCCCTTCCGGCCTGTTGATCGGCTGCGTGTCCCCGGGCCGCCGGCCGAGCGCCTGGCAGCTGGCCGTGCACAGCGGACCCACCCGGCCCTGA
- a CDS encoding acyl carrier protein, giving the protein MSVATFEDIRAQAETRLEKNMKVKSMIIDRLGLDVEPAVVSDNQPLFGRGLEMDSLDTLEIVVMVNNEYDVLISDDDFEAFGSINALVDFIEAREV; this is encoded by the coding sequence GTGTCTGTCGCCACCTTCGAAGACATCCGTGCCCAGGCCGAGACCCGCCTGGAGAAGAACATGAAGGTCAAGTCGATGATCATCGACCGCCTGGGCCTGGACGTCGAGCCGGCCGTCGTCTCCGACAACCAGCCGCTGTTCGGCCGCGGCCTGGAGATGGACTCGCTGGACACCCTGGAGATCGTCGTCATGGTCAACAACGAGTACGACGTGCTGATCAGCGACGACGACTTCGAGGCCTTCGGCTCCATCAACGCCCTGGTCGACTTCATCGAAGCCCGCGAGGTCTGA
- the fabG gene encoding 3-oxoacyl-ACP reductase FabG — protein sequence MSALFAEGTKALVTGASRGIGAAIALTLAEHGCDVALNYRSNAAKAEEVAEQIRALGREALPIRADVSDEAQVAAMYKQLKAAWGRLDVAVLNSGVTADGHLAAMSSAKWQEVISTNLTGTFYTAREATKQMYASGGAIVFIASTSGIAGRAGQANYAASKGGVIAMAKTLSYEVAPRGIRVNVVAPGFIDTDMVKKVPPAHMKEALQVIPMGRMGTAAEVAQAAAFLAAPAASYITGKVLTVDGGMIPN from the coding sequence ATGAGCGCCCTCTTCGCCGAGGGCACCAAGGCCCTCGTCACCGGTGCCTCGCGCGGGATCGGCGCGGCGATCGCCCTCACCCTGGCCGAACACGGCTGTGACGTGGCCCTCAACTACCGCTCCAACGCGGCGAAGGCCGAGGAGGTCGCCGAGCAGATCCGCGCCCTCGGGCGGGAGGCCCTGCCGATCCGGGCGGACGTCTCCGACGAGGCCCAGGTCGCCGCGATGTACAAGCAGCTGAAGGCGGCCTGGGGGCGGCTGGACGTCGCCGTCCTCAACTCCGGTGTCACCGCCGACGGCCACCTGGCCGCCATGAGCTCGGCCAAGTGGCAGGAGGTCATCTCGACCAACCTCACCGGCACCTTCTACACCGCCCGTGAGGCGACCAAGCAGATGTACGCGAGCGGCGGCGCGATCGTCTTCATCGCCTCCACGAGCGGCATCGCCGGCCGGGCCGGGCAGGCCAACTACGCGGCCAGCAAGGGCGGGGTGATCGCCATGGCCAAGACGCTGTCGTACGAGGTCGCCCCGCGCGGCATCCGGGTCAACGTCGTCGCACCCGGGTTCATCGACACCGACATGGTCAAGAAGGTGCCGCCCGCCCATATGAAGGAGGCCCTCCAGGTCATCCCGATGGGCCGGATGGGCACCGCGGCCGAAGTGGCCCAGGCGGCGGCCTTCCTGGCCGCGCCCGCCGCCTCCTACATCACCGGCAAGGTGCTCACCGTCGACGGCGGAATGATCCCCAACTAG
- the fabZ gene encoding 3-hydroxyacyl-ACP dehydratase FabZ: protein MTVTSEAPTRPRQKHSYSSDDIKRMLPHRWPMLMIDRAYDVVPGVSGRGVKSVSVNEPFFAGHYPDHSIMPGVMIVEAMAQLVAVVYVAEIIETAAAEAAAGAPGGGDPSESVGYLGSISSMKFSRLVVPGDQLTLDAKLGQRLGGLRQVSVRASVGSELAAAGSLIVTTGRKA, encoded by the coding sequence ATGACCGTCACCTCAGAGGCCCCCACGAGGCCCAGGCAGAAGCACAGCTACTCCTCCGACGACATCAAGCGGATGCTGCCGCACCGCTGGCCGATGCTGATGATCGACCGCGCCTACGACGTCGTCCCCGGAGTCTCCGGGCGCGGGGTGAAGAGCGTCTCGGTGAACGAGCCCTTCTTCGCCGGGCACTACCCCGACCACTCGATCATGCCGGGCGTGATGATCGTCGAGGCGATGGCCCAGCTGGTGGCCGTCGTGTACGTCGCCGAGATCATCGAAACGGCCGCAGCCGAGGCGGCGGCCGGGGCGCCCGGCGGCGGCGACCCCTCCGAGAGCGTCGGCTACCTCGGTTCCATCAGCTCGATGAAGTTCTCGCGGCTGGTCGTCCCCGGCGACCAGCTGACCCTGGACGCCAAGCTCGGCCAGCGGCTGGGCGGTCTGCGGCAGGTGTCGGTGCGGGCGAGCGTCGGCTCGGAACTGGCCGCCGCCGGCTCCCTGATCGTCACCACCGGCCGCAAGGCCTGA